The sequence below is a genomic window from Candidatus Protochlamydia naegleriophila.
TTGCGTATTCTTGGAACATGCCATGGAGCAGAGCTTGGCGCTGCCGTTGCCATCGAAATCAAAGGACGCGCCTTCGCGCCCACTCATGACCATCAAGGCCATGTCGTTGGCCTCATTGATGCCACTACAGGCAAACCTTGCGAAGCCTATCGCTATACCACGTTTGGTGAGGAAACTCTAATCAATGCGCAAGGCGCTATCATTCAAACCTCTGAAGTGGGCAATCCATGGCGCTTTGCAAGCAAGCGGGTCGATCCGGAAACAGGCTGGGTCTACTTCGGCAGACGCTTTTATGATCCAAGCAACGGACGCTGGACAACAACTGATCCCCTCAGTTTTGCCGATGGCCCCAACCTCTATGCCTACTTGCATCACAGTCCCCTTTCTGCCTTTGATGCCTATGGCTTCGTCGGCGAAGCGTACCGCGATGGCTGCAATGCGGCAACCAATCCCAACTATTTTGATGGTATTTCCAATGAATACTCGCCTGTTTTTGGCGATAATGCCGGTAATGATGCATGGGCTAGTGTTCAATGGCAAGAAACAAAAGAGAACCTTTATGCAGCCTTTGCCGGTTGTGTTCATGGTTGTTTCGATTTCCTAACTAGCCATGCTTATCTTTTTCAATCGCTGGCCTTTGCAGCAGGCTGCGATGATTTAGAGTGTTCGTTAGAAGAAAAGATCCAAATCCAGCAAGCTTTCGCGATTTCTCAGAGCAATCAGATAGCAGCAACTGATGCGTTCGTCCAACAAACTATGGGAGTCGATGCTAATAATGCCATCTATCAAGCCTTTCGAAGCGGAACAACGACAACGTTAGAAGTCGCTTCACTAGCAATGGGAGGCTATGGACTCGCCAAACGAGCTGTTGGAGTTGTCAAAGCTGCGCGGCTTGGAATGCTTGAAGCTAAAATGGCAAAAGGCTTAGTTAAACAAGAAGTTAAAGAATCGAAAAAACTAGTATCCGCTTCAAATTCAACTTCTAGCGGGAAATTACCTTCTCATTTAACATCAGATCAACTCTCCGAAGCTGGAAAAGTTATTGATAGAGGCGGGCTGACTAAAGCAGGACGTGCTTTACAAAAACATGCTGATAGGTCTAATAGTGCTTTTACTAAAGCTAAAGGAAGTATTTCACAAGTAAATTTGCAAGGACAAAATATTCTATATAATATTTTGACCCACCCTGATCAAAGGATTAAGTCGGATAGCAACTTAAAATATGGCGATTTTGTAGACATACAAATAAATAACGGTCCTGGAGTTAGATATTCAACTACTGGTAATTTTATTGGATTTAAAGACAACGATTTTAAATATGGAAAATTTTACCTTTGTAATAACTAGCTCCACAGAAAGAGAAAAATTAGCTTATGAAATCTATTATAAAGATGAATTAATTGCAGAAATTACTCAAGAAACTGAGCATCCTCTTTTAGAAATTTACCCCCTAAAAGAAAACAAATGGTGGGCTATTCCTTTAGAAGATTTCCAGCAAGCTCTATCCTACGCAAAAAATCATCTTATCTCTCCTTAGAATTCTGGACTTTTTAAATATAAGGGCTTTGTTATACTCAGCACAATTTTGAATGCGATAAGTCGGTCCAAGTTTGCATGGGTAGTCTTTGCGTTCTATAGTGAGAAGCAGCCTACCCCATGCTTTTTTTATTCGCATACTATTTCAAATTTCACGTCAGAGATATTGCGCAACAAGTCCGATCTTTCAGATAAAAAATTATTGGACCATATTATAGTTAATTGTTTGTTTTAAATATAAAATTTATTTTTTATAATAAATTTAAGGCGACATTGTTTTGAAAATTCAAACTTTAGGGAAATATTCGAGCTGGTTTCGGCTGAAAATAGATGATCAAAAGTCGGAGTAAGCGATGTCTATTACTATTCAAGATCAAAAAAATGATGAATCTCGTGAACTAGTCATTTATCAACCCCATCTTAATTTTTATCTCTTACCTATTCTTAAAATCCCAATCGGAGATCTTTCCTGCTGGAGAAAGATAGCAGATAAAGGATCGACCGAATTCCAATTAAAAGTAGCTTGCTTTTACGAAGAGGTGGGTGATTTTTCCTTTGCGCTCTTTTATTATGGATTGGCTGCTCCAATGGTTAGACATAATAAAAACCACATTGTGATTAGAGGTTTTATTGAGCGTTTGATGGACCGGTCTCTGGAAGAGACGATCAATCATTTAAAGTATGCTAAAACTCAAAACAATCCATTGGCCTATTATGTCTTGGCTCAGTGCTATCTGAGAGGTGTTGGGGTACAGAAATCACTTACGAAAGCCCTTCATCACTATCAACAGGCCGCACATTTTGGCTATCCTTGCGACTTGAAAGTCATTGCTGAGAGTCTGTTGAAGTTACGCATCAAAAAGTTTGTCCTTACTCGTTTCTTGAAGGCATTATTGGTTCAACATGAGAAAGAGCGGGCGTGGCAGCTCAATCAGCTCGCTGAGTTGTTTGAAGATGGATCATTAGGAAATCATCCGGAGGCTGCGCTATATTATCATAAGCTGGCTGCAAGTTTGGGTATGAAATTATCTGTGATTCGATTGGGCGATATCTATCTTCAGGGGCTGTTAGGCGTTGGGAAGAATGAAAATTTAGGTATTCATTATTATCTTTTAGGGAGACATTTAGGGCCTGTCAATTCGATTGCAGGGCAATATGAAAAGTCTGATCCAGAGAAAGCCTTCAAATACTATCAAAAGGCGTTTGAGGTAGAAAAGCAGACTGATTGTTGTTCTAGTTTGATTAAGCTTGGATATTGCTATAGGCATGGGATTGGGGTTGAAAAATCTCTCGAAAAGGCTATCGATTGTTATCGACTTGCTGTAGACCATGGTTACGGATCTGCTTCTTATGAGTTGGGTGAATGTTTTGAAGAGCAAAACAATTTAGATCAGGCTGTCAAATGCTATGAAAAAGGCGTTGAATTGAACAGAAATGGCCATAGTGCATATCGACTTGCTGAGTTGTTTGAGCAAGGGAAAGGAGTTTCTAAATCGTTAGATAAGGCTTTTGAGTATTATAACTTGGCAGCAAGCCATGGAATAGAGAATGCCTATGCTCAAGTGGCTCGTTGTTATTTGAATGGAATAGGAACAGAACAATCACATAAAAATGCTTTTGAGGCTTTCAAAAAGCAGGATAATTATTATGAGGTAGCTCTTTGCTACCTGAAGGGAAGGGGGGTATCTCAATCTTTAGCTAAGGCACAAATTTACTTTTTGCAGTGGGTAAAAAATAGACCATCTCTTTCTTTCTCAAATGACCTCGTTGGCTTGTTAAAAAAAGAATATATTCATCAATTTCGAATAGATTTTAGTTCATGTGTAAGCTGTTCAGTGGGCCAGCAATTTGCTTATATTGCACGTCAAATAAGTGTTCACCTTAATGATACGCCTTTAAAATTAAGACAGATCACTTGGGATGCGGAGAGAATCTGCTTGGAAATAGCTGATGAGTTTGAGGAACTTCAGGCCGATCAATACTATCGATTAGGTGTTCATTATGCTAAGGAGTCGATGTGGGATCGTGCGTTTGAGTATTTCAAAAAAGCAGCAGACCAAGGGGTTATTTCCGCTCAATATCATCTTGGGAGATATTTTCAGTCAGGGACAGGATGCTTGAGATCGCATGAGCAGGCGATTCATTATTTTAAGCTTGCCTCTGACCAAGGATGTCCAAATAGTCTGTATGAACTCGGGACTTATTACGATAAAGGATTTGGAGGGATTGATCGTTCTTATGCCTATGCCTTCGAATACTTCAAGATAGCTGCTGATTCAGGGATTGGTCGGGCCTTATGTGCATTAGGCCTTTATTATGAACTGGGGCGCTATGTTGAAAGATCACTAGAACACGCTTTTGATTATTTTAAGTTAGCTGCCGATCTAGGTTATGACGAAGGCATGTATCATGTGGGTCGGTTTTATCGTTTAGGAAGGGTTTGCAGTGATTCTATTTATTCTTTGGAAGAAGCAATAGGGTATTTTGATTCTGCTATTAAATCGATTTTATCTTGCCCATCTGGTTCGTGGATTGCATCTAAACCATGGCTTAAAGTTTCATTCCTTAAAAATCAGATTAGTCTTTGTAAAAAGCTTCTTTTGAAACAAAAGGAAATTGATCAATCCTGTTCTGTGCTTCCAAGCCATTCAGTGATTTTCCCTGAAGCGAAAAAATTAGACATTTGCCTCTATTTAAAGGATCGAAATCTAACAACACTCAGAAAGGTTCTTAGACGGTCAAAGCATTCTCGTCTGATATTGGAAGGCCACCACCTTTCAGGTGAAGAATTGAATGTCGTTAAAGAAGGGATGATAG
It includes:
- a CDS encoding RHS repeat domain-containing protein, which translates into the protein MRILGTCHGAELGAAVAIEIKGRAFAPTHDHQGHVVGLIDATTGKPCEAYRYTTFGEETLINAQGAIIQTSEVGNPWRFASKRVDPETGWVYFGRRFYDPSNGRWTTTDPLSFADGPNLYAYLHHSPLSAFDAYGFVGEAYRDGCNAATNPNYFDGISNEYSPVFGDNAGNDAWASVQWQETKENLYAAFAGCVHGCFDFLTSHAYLFQSLAFAAGCDDLECSLEEKIQIQQAFAISQSNQIAATDAFVQQTMGVDANNAIYQAFRSGTTTTLEVASLAMGGYGLAKRAVGVVKAARLGMLEAKMAKGLVKQEVKESKKLVSASNSTSSGKLPSHLTSDQLSEAGKVIDRGGLTKAGRALQKHADRSNSAFTKAKGSISQVNLQGQNILYNILTHPDQRIKSDSNLKYGDFVDIQINNGPGVRYSTTGNFIGFKDNDFKYGKFYLCNN
- a CDS encoding tetratricopeptide repeat protein, with translation MSITIQDQKNDESRELVIYQPHLNFYLLPILKIPIGDLSCWRKIADKGSTEFQLKVACFYEEVGDFSFALFYYGLAAPMVRHNKNHIVIRGFIERLMDRSLEETINHLKYAKTQNNPLAYYVLAQCYLRGVGVQKSLTKALHHYQQAAHFGYPCDLKVIAESLLKLRIKKFVLTRFLKALLVQHEKERAWQLNQLAELFEDGSLGNHPEAALYYHKLAASLGMKLSVIRLGDIYLQGLLGVGKNENLGIHYYLLGRHLGPVNSIAGQYEKSDPEKAFKYYQKAFEVEKQTDCCSSLIKLGYCYRHGIGVEKSLEKAIDCYRLAVDHGYGSASYELGECFEEQNNLDQAVKCYEKGVELNRNGHSAYRLAELFEQGKGVSKSLDKAFEYYNLAASHGIENAYAQVARCYLNGIGTEQSHKNAFEAFKKQDNYYEVALCYLKGRGVSQSLAKAQIYFLQWVKNRPSLSFSNDLVGLLKKEYIHQFRIDFSSCVSCSVGQQFAYIARQISVHLNDTPLKLRQITWDAERICLEIADEFEELQADQYYRLGVHYAKESMWDRAFEYFKKAADQGVISAQYHLGRYFQSGTGCLRSHEQAIHYFKLASDQGCPNSLYELGTYYDKGFGGIDRSYAYAFEYFKIAADSGIGRALCALGLYYELGRYVERSLEHAFDYFKLAADLGYDEGMYHVGRFYRLGRVCSDSIYSLEEAIGYFDSAIKSILSCPSGSWIASKPWLKVSFLKNQISLCKKLLLKQKEIDQSCSVLPSHSVIFPEAKKLDICLYLKDRNLTTLRKVLRRSKHSRLILEGHHLSGEELNVVKEGMIENPRLTFVCPEEEAENLYLVFEEGGYSREDLKSLPVVDGLIGILFIGVNHHIIISEQVKAASYFYFDLQDYKKAFLHFHVAALMGDATSQYFLGRCYGDGQGVEKSAEKSFHYFKLAADQGDLSSCYNLGIAYLQGKGTKRDIQQAMLYLKFAADQGHVFSATQLASIYEDDLYIKHSYDESFKYYCLAARAGDLDSLFQVGRYYKWGRMIPKDLHKALSCFRELVQRGYRPNTVQIYIQECEKELAQSIYQISKDKDPRDGFFKD